The Geobacter metallireducens GS-15 region ATGCGCCGATTGCGTTAATCGGCAACGACCCGGCCGTCCACCAGACGGACCGTCCGCCCCATGTAAGATGCGAGTTTCTCGTTGTGGGTAACGATGACGAGCGTCACCCCCCGCTTCCGGTGAACACGCTCAAGGGTTTCATGCACTTCGTCACTGGTCTTCATGTCGAGGTTGCCGGTCGGTTCGTCAGCCAGAAGAAGCTTTGGAGAGAGAACCAGCGCCCTGGCAATGGCGACCCGTTGCTGCTCCCCTCCCGAGAGTTCACCCGGTTTATGGGTAAGACGATGCGCAAGCCCGACCTCCCCAAGAAGCTCCCTGGCCGGCGCTGCTGCATCAGAGCGCTTAACGCCGGCAATGAGCAGCGGCATCATGACATTCTCAAGGGCCGTGAACTCCGGCAGCAGGTGATGGAACTGGAACACAAAGCCGATGGAGTGGTTCCTGAACGAGGCCAGGGCCGCATCACCCAACCGGAAGACATCCTCTCCCCCGAAGCGCACACTGCCCGAAGTCGGTCGGTCAAGGGTTCCCATGATGTGGAGAAGCGTACTCTTCCCCGTCCCCGAAGCCCCGACGAGGGCGATGGTTTCGCCTTCGGCCACGGTCAGGTTTATCCCCTTCAGAACATCGACTCGGGTTTCCCCGGAACCGTAACCCTTCGTGAGATCCATCACCTCAAGGAGACTACTCATAGCGCAGCGCCTCCGCAGGCGGCAGCTTCGACGCCTGCCAGGACGGGTAGAGGGTCGCCACGAGCGATATGAGTACCGCCGTCACGGAAATCAGGACAACGTCGGAAAGGACCACCCGGGAAGGGAAGTGATCCAGATAATAGACATCCTTACTAAAGAGTTCGAAACCGGTCACCTTCTGCACGACGCCGACGATCGGTTCCAGATTGTAGGCCACGAGGAGGCCACCGATGACCCCGATGACAGTCCCGGAAATCCCTATTATGAGGCCCTCCAGCACGAAAATCTTCATGATGCTTCGTCCCGTGGCCCCCATGGACTTGAGGATCGCAATGTCCTTCGTCTTTTCCAGAACCACCATGAAGAGCGTCGAGGCAATGCCGAAGGCAGCGACCAGCACGATCAGGGTCAGAATGACGAACATTACCATCTTTTCCGTCTTCAACGCAAAAAGAATGTTCTTGTTCATCTGCATCCAGTCCCGAGCATGGAAGGGGAAGCCGAGCTCGCGGTCGATTTTTCGTACCAGCTCTCCGGTACGATAGACATCCTGCACCCGGAGCTGAATGCCGGTGGCGGCGTGACCGAGGGAGAGGAACTCCTGGGCCTCTGAGAGCCCCACATAGGCGAGGGTGGAATCATACTCGAACATGCCGGTATTGAAGAGCCCCACGACACGGAACTGCTTCATCTTAGGTACCATGCCGAGGGGTGTTATGTTGCCGAGGGGGGAAATGACGTTGACCGTGTCGCCGGGGTAAATATTGAGGGAACGGGCAAGCTCCCGACCGATGATGATGCCCGGCTTGGGAGGCTCCGGGGTCGCGAGAGGAAGGGGCGAACGCTCCAGGTCTCCGAGCTTACCCTCCACAAGTGATCGGTAAAGATTGGTTACCAGGGGATCGGTCTTGACGTCGATGCCACGGAGCACCACGCCGGAGACATTGGAGCCGGTGGAAAGCATGACCTGGCTGTAAATAAACGGGGTGGCGGCCACAACCCCCTTCATCTTCTTGAGCCGCTCCATGATGGCGGGATAGTCTTCCATGGTGCCGCTGGACTTCAGGACCACCACGTGGGCGTTGGTTCCGAGGATCTTTTCCTTCAGATCCTCCTCGAAACCGGTCATAACCGCCAGCACGACAATGAGAGCCATTACCCCGAGGGCGACTCCGGCGGTGGAGATAAAGGTGATGATCGATATGAAGGTCGACTTCCGCTTTGCCTTGAGGTAGCGGAGGCCAATAAAGAGTTCGTAGGACATTTTGGATCCGGGGACTGTGGACCGGAAATCAGGGACCGCAGAAGGCCCCTGATTCTCGATCTGCTTACGTAATCCCGTTATTTCTCCTTGCGAAGTTGCGGGAAGAGAATGACGTCCCGGATGGACGGGGAGTCGGTCAGGAGCATGACGAGGCGGTCGATGCCGATCCCTTCTCCGGCCGTCGGAGGCATCCCGTACTCAAGGGCGCGTATGTAGTCCTCGTCCATGTAGTGGGCCTCTTCGTCACCCTTGGCTTTCTGGGCAACCTGACCCAGGAAGCGCTCCTTCTGGTCCACGGGGTCGTTGAGCTCCGAGAAGGCATTGGCCATCTCGCGGCCGGCGCAAAAGAACTCGAAACGGTCGACGATATCGGGATCCTTGTCGCTCTTGCGTGAAAGGGGCGACACCTCCGTGGGATACGCGGTGATGAAGGTGGGCTGGATCAGCTTTACCTCCGCCACCTCCTCGAAAATCTCGGTGATAAGCTTGCCGTAGCCCACGTCGGTCGGCAGGTCGAGCCCGATGCTCCGGGCGTAGGCATAGGCCAGGTCGCGATCTTCGAGGGATTTTGCGTCGATGTCGCCGTACTCGAGGATCGCCTCCTTCACGGTAAGCC contains the following coding sequences:
- a CDS encoding ABC transporter ATP-binding protein translates to MSSLLEVMDLTKGYGSGETRVDVLKGINLTVAEGETIALVGASGTGKSTLLHIMGTLDRPTSGSVRFGGEDVFRLGDAALASFRNHSIGFVFQFHHLLPEFTALENVMMPLLIAGVKRSDAAAPARELLGEVGLAHRLTHKPGELSGGEQQRVAIARALVLSPKLLLADEPTGNLDMKTSDEVHETLERVHRKRGVTLVIVTHNEKLASYMGRTVRLVDGRVVAD
- a CDS encoding lipoprotein-releasing ABC transporter permease subunit, producing the protein MSYELFIGLRYLKAKRKSTFISIITFISTAGVALGVMALIVVLAVMTGFEEDLKEKILGTNAHVVVLKSSGTMEDYPAIMERLKKMKGVVAATPFIYSQVMLSTGSNVSGVVLRGIDVKTDPLVTNLYRSLVEGKLGDLERSPLPLATPEPPKPGIIIGRELARSLNIYPGDTVNVISPLGNITPLGMVPKMKQFRVVGLFNTGMFEYDSTLAYVGLSEAQEFLSLGHAATGIQLRVQDVYRTGELVRKIDRELGFPFHARDWMQMNKNILFALKTEKMVMFVILTLIVLVAAFGIASTLFMVVLEKTKDIAILKSMGATGRSIMKIFVLEGLIIGISGTVIGVIGGLLVAYNLEPIVGVVQKVTGFELFSKDVYYLDHFPSRVVLSDVVLISVTAVLISLVATLYPSWQASKLPPAEALRYE